The sequence TGGAGAATCTTTGCAATAGATCATAGTTGGTCGGTTGCGGGTACCCGGTTGAATCAGTCTGTGCCAATGGACATTGGCCTGCGCGCCTCAATTTTCGCGTTTCGTGCAATCCATCAAAAATCGCTTCGGCCAGGAAAATGCCGGTCTTCGACACGCGCTACGCCTAACATCCTAGAGAGGGATAGTGCATGAGTGTCCCGCATGATCTTTGATATACCGCGGAGGGCGATGCCTCGCTTTCGCATCATGCATCAAGAATCGTTTCGGCCAGAAAACGACGACATGTTCTTCTCAATGGGTTTTCCTTGCGAAAGAAGAATGGGATATCCTTTAATAAGGAGTTACGCTGTGGCAATAGTTTAATAAAACTGAATCCACATAGAGGCAAATACTAATACTAGAAAGATTAGCAGATAATTAGCAATATGGTGAATGATTGAAAATATTACTAAAATCTTGTCATTAGTGGCCCAAAGACTAATGCCGAAAAATGTTTGATGGTCAATTTGGTAAAATACTAATCGCTGGATAATTAGCATTTATTTGTTGACAGATTTAAATGCTAATGCTAAAATAATTAGCAGGAAATTAGCATGAAGATTCCGGAGAAAGCCCCTGACTGGACTAAACTGAGTGCTGAGGAAATCTCGTTTTTTTCGGCGCTATCGGGATATTTCAAAAAAGCCAACAGGGAGTACCTCTATTGGGACCGATTCAAGCACATAGTGCCGGACAAGGCGCATGCGGAGGGCGCTTGGAAGCTGCTCAGAACGTTCAGAGCCTTGAATATGAAAATGATCCCCCTGGAAGACAAGGCAGGAAATCTCTTTAAATATTGGCTACCGGATTGTGCTCTGGAATACCTTCATGAGATAGATCGGGATGCAGGCGGCTTTATCTCCACTGAAAGCCCATTTGTATACTCTTCCGAGAAGAAGCGATATTTGATGAAGTCCATTGTAGAAGAGGCCATTGCGTCGAGCCAGATTGAAGGTGCGGTAACCACAAGAAAAGTGGCCAGGGAAATGTTCGATTCCGGCCGGAAGCCGAAAGATCGATCTGAACAGATGATATATAACAATTATCTTACGATCTCACGAATTAAAACGCTCGTTGATCAGTCGCTCACTGCCGAATTACTCAATAGCCTCCAGGGATCGATGACACATGATACTCTTGACGATCCGAAACATTCAGGTAGGTTCCGAATCCTTGAGGATGAGCCGATCCGTGTTTACGATTATGAAGGAAATATTCTGCATGATCCTCCGGCCCCTGATAGGATCGAAGAATTCATTGGCGGTTTGTGCAAGTTTTCAAATGAAAAAGAAGAGGAGTTCATCCATCCTGTCGTGAAAGCAATAATCCTTCATTTCTGGCTGGCCTACGTTCACCCCTTCAACGACGGCAATGGAAGAACGGCAAGGGCGCTTTTTTACTGGTATATGCTTAAGAGCAGATACTGGCTTTTCGAATACATGTCTATTTCCAGAGTTATACTGAAGAGCCGGACTCAATACTATAGATCATTCCTTTATTCGGAAGTCGATGCAGGGGATATGACGTACTTCATTGTGTACCATTTGAGAGCTATATCGGTTGCCATCAAAGAATTGAAACGGTATATTGAGCGTAAGCAATCGGAACTCGGCTATGCGACACAGCAGTGGTCAAGCTATCCGTCCTTGAATTATCGCCAGAAAGATATTCTCAAGAAAGCACTTCAAGATAAATCACTTACCTTTTCGATAAAATCTCATATGCAACGCTACGATGTAGTCCATCAAACCGCCAGGGCCGATCTGCTTGAGCTCTATGAGATCGGACTGCTCAAGAAGTACAAACAAGGCAAAGCTTTTTATTTTGCCGCTGCGGACGATATAGAAAATAAGTTGCAGAAGTAGCCAACGGGAGAAATCGCGCGATGCTCAACATTTACCACCGGCATTGAGAATCTTTGTAATCGATCATAGTTGGTCGGTTGCGGGTATCCGGTTAAAGCAGTGTAAACCAATGAACACTAGCTTCCGGCGCGCGCCCTTGTCGCTTCGTCATCCATCAAAAATCGCTTCGGCCGGAAAGATAGAGGCCTTTGAAACGTGCTACGCCTAACATCCTAAAGAGGAATAGTGCATGTATAACGACCGCGAGGTCGGCGCAGTTTTGGGGAAGTCCCGATCGGAAGTCTCCTCCATGGGCCTTTCGGAGAGACGCAGCGTT comes from Syntrophorhabdaceae bacterium and encodes:
- a CDS encoding Fic family protein gives rise to the protein MKIPEKAPDWTKLSAEEISFFSALSGYFKKANREYLYWDRFKHIVPDKAHAEGAWKLLRTFRALNMKMIPLEDKAGNLFKYWLPDCALEYLHEIDRDAGGFISTESPFVYSSEKKRYLMKSIVEEAIASSQIEGAVTTRKVAREMFDSGRKPKDRSEQMIYNNYLTISRIKTLVDQSLTAELLNSLQGSMTHDTLDDPKHSGRFRILEDEPIRVYDYEGNILHDPPAPDRIEEFIGGLCKFSNEKEEEFIHPVVKAIILHFWLAYVHPFNDGNGRTARALFYWYMLKSRYWLFEYMSISRVILKSRTQYYRSFLYSEVDAGDMTYFIVYHLRAISVAIKELKRYIERKQSELGYATQQWSSYPSLNYRQKDILKKALQDKSLTFSIKSHMQRYDVVHQTARADLLELYEIGLLKKYKQGKAFYFAAADDIENKLQK